Proteins found in one Atribacterota bacterium genomic segment:
- a CDS encoding branched-chain amino acid transport system II carrier protein translates to MSKNNLLPVSVLILISGAMFSSHFGVGDLIFPPILGRGAGTSWFVAALGYMIVNSVGVWLAYLACAHQNKSLTGIASTVLGDFFGKIYTAIPILITVFFILPRVSSATHEMAILPLLPSVPLWLTLAVFFLICFYVAYTRATVMDKLGKILAPILILFVVILVIKGIATPLAVPKAPESTNILSTGMLEAYNTMNAIAALLFGGWVLHELSIRNIKGREDQSLNLNVIGFSAAVLLGITSTALVYLGASSGAFYPEAPIGVLSTEISTGLLGQVGLVSFAIIMALSCLTTAAAIISMAGDMFLEMSKGKLNYRTIVALATIAGFVLGLVGLSRIINYTVPWLVLVYPSIVVIILSGLYAKFESIKKTVAVGIIVALFFGLGDMLSFYGMTNNFISNIASRMPLGGQGIGWIIPTIIIMIIARLIFKPKTEEDITS, encoded by the coding sequence ATGAGTAAAAATAATTTATTACCCGTGTCTGTTCTGATATTAATATCAGGAGCAATGTTTTCTTCACATTTTGGAGTAGGTGATCTTATCTTTCCGCCAATTCTGGGACGAGGAGCTGGTACAAGTTGGTTTGTTGCTGCCTTAGGTTATATGATTGTTAATAGTGTCGGAGTTTGGTTAGCATACCTAGCATGTGCCCACCAGAATAAATCATTAACCGGGATAGCGTCTACGGTATTGGGTGATTTTTTTGGAAAAATATATACTGCTATTCCAATTCTTATTACTGTATTTTTTATTTTACCTCGCGTTTCTTCTGCAACTCATGAGATGGCAATTTTGCCACTATTACCCAGTGTACCATTGTGGCTTACATTGGCAGTATTCTTTCTGATATGTTTTTATGTTGCTTACACACGGGCAACAGTTATGGATAAATTGGGGAAAATATTAGCTCCAATTCTAATCTTGTTTGTAGTTATTTTAGTTATAAAAGGGATTGCAACCCCACTGGCTGTTCCCAAGGCACCGGAATCAACGAATATTTTAAGTACTGGAATGTTAGAGGCTTACAATACAATGAATGCGATAGCAGCCCTCTTATTTGGAGGATGGGTTTTGCATGAATTAAGTATAAGAAACATAAAGGGTAGAGAAGACCAAAGCTTAAATTTGAATGTTATTGGATTTTCTGCAGCGGTTCTTTTAGGAATTACCTCGACTGCTCTCGTGTATTTAGGTGCATCTTCAGGTGCTTTTTATCCAGAAGCTCCAATAGGTGTTCTTTCTACTGAAATTTCTACAGGTCTATTAGGGCAAGTTGGTTTAGTTAGCTTTGCTATTATTATGGCGCTGAGTTGTCTTACTACTGCAGCGGCTATTATTTCAATGGCCGGAGATATGTTTCTTGAAATGAGCAAAGGTAAACTCAATTACCGTACAATTGTGGCACTGGCAACAATTGCAGGGTTTGTTTTAGGTTTAGTAGGATTAAGTAGAATTATAAATTATACTGTTCCATGGCTGGTTTTAGTATATCCTTCTATTGTTGTAATTATTTTAAGTGGTTTATATGCAAAGTTTGAGAGTATCAAAAAGACCGTAGCAGTTGGTATTATCGTAGCCTTATTCTTTGGTTTAGGTGATATGCTCTCCTTTTATGGTATGACGAATAATTTTATCTCTAATATTGCATCCAGAATGCCGCTTGGAGGACAGGGGATAGGCTGGATCATTCCAACCATTATAATTATGATAATAGCACGTTTGATTTTCAAACCAAAAACAGAAGAAGACATAACTTCTTAA
- a CDS encoding serine hydrolase, with amino-acid sequence MKSKIEKFISNKIEQGLYPGGQVLVAYEGNVISELSFGSKVKDSNMEDDKVDKNTLFNIESITKVMVTLPLVFKLIEDGKFHLDDKITHYIPEFGTNQEKEKVTIRDLLNFTGGIPLEDPPGCEEAASEGDIEKAWNLHYTQELACQPGSKVFYSDVSCRILGKLLERIIEKPLSSAAEEWIFKPLGMKNTTFNPERKLNCAATGKSDKGRILRGEITQDLEHYLGEVLGSDGLFSTASDMFVFSQMILNNGIYDNARILGEVTVKRMAEGITNSGLYEIPSSYLHYILSGPKTWFWEYAFSDYSFFGDLVSKKAIGKMGGAGTFLFIDPEYDLVIVYLTNYGQPEHTLEGEEGWNKFLQDIDIMGLCNIVLGDIVK; translated from the coding sequence ATGAAAAGTAAGATTGAAAAATTTATTAGCAATAAAATAGAACAAGGTTTATATCCTGGTGGTCAAGTACTAGTAGCTTATGAAGGTAATGTAATTTCAGAATTATCATTTGGTTCAAAGGTTAAAGACTCTAATATGGAAGATGATAAGGTTGATAAAAATACTCTATTTAACATTGAATCAATCACAAAGGTAATGGTTACCCTACCATTGGTGTTTAAACTAATCGAAGATGGTAAATTTCATCTTGATGATAAAATAACTCATTATATACCAGAATTTGGAACTAATCAGGAAAAAGAAAAAGTAACAATAAGGGATCTCCTTAATTTTACAGGTGGTATTCCCTTAGAGGATCCTCCCGGTTGTGAAGAAGCTGCTTCAGAGGGAGATATAGAGAAAGCCTGGAATTTACATTATACACAGGAATTGGCTTGCCAGCCTGGGTCCAAAGTTTTCTACAGTGATGTTTCCTGTCGAATATTGGGGAAATTATTAGAACGAATTATAGAAAAACCTTTATCTTCAGCTGCTGAAGAATGGATTTTTAAACCATTAGGAATGAAAAATACCACATTTAATCCTGAGAGAAAACTAAATTGCGCTGCAACCGGAAAATCAGACAAAGGTCGCATTTTAAGAGGGGAGATTACTCAAGATTTAGAACATTATTTAGGAGAAGTATTAGGCTCAGATGGCCTTTTTTCTACTGCTTCTGACATGTTTGTTTTTTCTCAAATGATTTTAAATAATGGTATCTACGATAACGCAAGAATTTTAGGAGAAGTTACTGTAAAAAGAATGGCAGAAGGGATAACAAATTCTGGTTTATATGAAATACCATCATCATATCTTCACTATATTTTAAGTGGACCTAAAACCTGGTTCTGGGAATATGCCTTTAGTGATTACTCTTTTTTTGGAGATTTAGTATCAAAGAAAGCAATAGGCAAAATGGGTGGAGCAGGGACTTTTCTTTTTATTGACCCTGAGTATGACCTTGTTATTGTCTATCTCACTAACTATGGTCAGCCTGAACATACATTAGAAGGAGAAGAAGGTTGGAATAAATTTTTGCAAGATATTGATATAATGGGATTGTGTAATATAGTATTAGGGGATATAGTTAAATAA